One Papio anubis isolate 15944 chromosome 9, Panubis1.0, whole genome shotgun sequence genomic window carries:
- the CDKN1B gene encoding cyclin-dependent kinase inhibitor 1B, with translation MSNVRVSNGSPSLERMDARQAEHPKPSACRNLFGPVDHEELTRDLEKHCRDMEEASQRKWNFDFQNHRPLEGKYEWQEVEKGSLPEFYYRPPRAPKGACKVPAQESQDVSGSRPAAPLIGAPANPEDTHLVDPKTDPSDSQTGLAEQCAGIRKRPATDDSSTQNKRANRTEENVSDGSPNAGSVEQTPKKPGLRRRQT, from the exons ATGTCAAACGTGCGAGTGTCTAATGGGAGCCCTAGCCTAGAGCGGATGGACGCCAGGCAGGCGGAGCACCCCAAGCCCTCGGCCTGCAGGAACCTCTTCGGCCCGGTGGACCACGAAGAGTTAACCCGGGACTTGGAGAAGCACTGCAGAGACATGGAAGAGGCGAGCCAGCGCAAGTGGAATTTCGATTTTCAGAATCACAGACCCCTAGAGGGCAAGTACGAGTGGCAAGAGGTGGAGAAGGGCAGCTTGCCTGAGTTCTACTATAGACCCCCGCGGGCCCCCAAAGGCGCCTGCAAGGTGCCGGCGCAGGAGAGCCAGGATGTCAGCGGGAGCCGCCCGGCGGCGCCTTTAATTGGGGCTCCGGCTAACCCTGAGGACACGCATTTGGTAGACCCAAAGACTGATCCGTCGGACAGCCAGACGGGGTTAGCGGAGCAGTGCGCAGGAATAAGGAAGCGACCTGCAACCGACG ATTCTTCCACTCAAAACAAAAGAGCcaacagaacagaagaaaatgtttcagaCGGTTCCCCAAATGCCGGTTCTGTGGAGCAGACGCCCAAGAAGCCTGGCCTCAGAAGACGTCAAACGTAA